Proteins encoded together in one Micromonospora auratinigra window:
- a CDS encoding S66 peptidase family protein: MLVSPSGPTRPERVARGIELLTGWGLRPVLAPNAYARQGYLAGGDELRAADLDTAFADPTVRGVICTRGGYGAQRVVDLIDMAAVRRDPKVVAGFSDITALQFALWRGARLASVHGPGAAWLDERTPLRSAESLHTALMTTAPVTVEAVRDEETYPVRVPGRAEGRLLGGNLCLITASVGTPDMPDLTGAVLLVEEVQEPPYKVDRMLTHLRRCGALDGIAGVAVGQFTECADGWDTTVVDVLTERLGDLGVPVLGGLPVGHGVGQLTVPVGTPAVLDADAGTLTVSAAVR; encoded by the coding sequence ATGCTGGTGTCGCCCTCCGGCCCGACCCGGCCGGAGCGGGTGGCGCGCGGCATCGAGCTGCTGACCGGCTGGGGGCTGCGCCCCGTGCTGGCCCCGAACGCGTACGCCCGGCAGGGTTACCTGGCCGGCGGGGACGAGCTGCGGGCGGCGGACCTGGACACCGCGTTCGCCGACCCGACGGTGCGCGGGGTGATCTGCACCCGGGGCGGTTACGGCGCGCAGCGGGTGGTCGACCTGATCGACATGGCGGCGGTCCGCCGGGACCCGAAGGTGGTGGCCGGCTTCTCCGACATCACCGCCTTGCAGTTCGCGCTCTGGCGGGGCGCCCGGCTGGCGAGCGTGCACGGCCCGGGGGCGGCCTGGCTGGACGAGCGGACCCCGCTGCGCTCGGCGGAGTCGCTGCACACGGCGCTGATGACCACCGCGCCGGTGACCGTCGAGGCGGTACGCGACGAGGAGACGTACCCGGTGCGGGTGCCCGGCCGGGCCGAGGGCCGGCTGCTCGGCGGCAACCTGTGCCTGATCACCGCCTCCGTCGGCACGCCGGACATGCCGGACCTGACCGGGGCGGTGCTGCTGGTCGAGGAGGTGCAGGAGCCGCCGTACAAGGTCGACCGGATGCTCACCCACCTGCGGCGCTGCGGCGCGTTGGACGGGATCGCCGGGGTGGCGGTGGGGCAGTTCACCGAGTGCGCCGACGGTTGGGACACCACCGTGGTGGACGTGCTCACCGAGCGCCTCGGCGACCTGGGCGTGCCGGTCCTCGGCGGGCTCCCGGTCGGCCACGGCGTCGGCCAGCTCACGGTGCCGGTCGGCACCCCCGCCG